One genomic region from Hirundo rustica isolate bHirRus1 chromosome 5, bHirRus1.pri.v3, whole genome shotgun sequence encodes:
- the LOC120753348 gene encoding neuropeptide-like protein C4orf48 homolog: MLAPCLLRRAVLTVPLVFVVALLVTEPARADQEAGTAIPAESRPCVDCHAFEFMQRALQDLKKTAYNLDTRTETLLLQVEKRNLCDCVAANLLN; encoded by the exons ATGCTGGCACCCTGCCTTCTGAGAAGAGCCGTCCTTACAGTTCCTTTAGTTTTCGTGGTCGCACTACTGGTCACGGAGCCTGCTAGAGCTGACCAAGAAGCAGGGACAGCCATTCCAGCTGAAA GTCGCCCCTGTGTTGATTGCCATGCCTTTGAGTTCatgcagagagctctgcaggatTTAAAGAAGACAGCGTATAATCTAGACACAAGG ACAGAAACTCTGCTTCTTCAGgtggaaaagagaaatctgtGTGACTGTGTAGCTGCCAATCTACTGAACTGA